One Halobaculum roseum DNA segment encodes these proteins:
- the dacZ gene encoding diadenylate cyclase DacZ, which translates to MTSSADLLADLVADVDGVFLFAPTGSTYEDYREVDGESAVVVAPENDHDAERYVELPLEFDNVRDRIRFGVEGAMDQGYCAEGDVVACAVGVFDDPIDGVIRTSVTESMHSGIYDLFANSRADPAVVRDVFDVAIELGKKGQKGKPVGALFVVGDAGKVMNKSRPLSYNPFEKSHVHVGDPIVNVMLKEFSRLDGAFVISDSGKIVSAYRYLEPGAEGVDIPKGLGARHMAGGAITRDTNAIAIVLSESDGLVRAFKGGRLVLELDPEEY; encoded by the coding sequence ATGACTTCCTCGGCCGACCTCCTCGCAGACCTCGTCGCGGACGTCGACGGGGTGTTCCTCTTCGCACCGACCGGATCGACGTACGAGGACTACCGCGAGGTCGACGGGGAGTCGGCCGTCGTCGTCGCGCCGGAGAACGACCACGACGCCGAGCGCTACGTGGAGCTTCCGCTGGAGTTCGACAACGTTCGCGACCGGATCCGCTTCGGCGTCGAGGGCGCGATGGACCAGGGATACTGCGCGGAGGGCGACGTGGTCGCGTGCGCCGTCGGCGTGTTCGACGACCCGATCGACGGCGTGATCCGTACGTCCGTCACCGAGTCGATGCACTCCGGGATCTACGACCTCTTCGCCAACTCCCGCGCGGATCCGGCGGTCGTGCGCGACGTGTTCGACGTGGCGATCGAGCTCGGGAAGAAGGGCCAGAAGGGCAAGCCCGTCGGCGCGCTGTTCGTCGTCGGCGATGCGGGCAAGGTGATGAACAAGTCCCGGCCGCTCAGCTACAACCCCTTCGAGAAGAGCCACGTCCACGTCGGCGACCCCATCGTGAACGTAATGTTAAAGGAGTTCTCGCGGCTCGACGGCGCGTTCGTCATCAGCGACTCCGGGAAGATCGTCTCGGCGTATCGCTACCTGGAACCGGGAGCCGAGGGCGTCGACATCCCGAAGGGGCTGGGCGCGCGCCACATGGCCGGCGGCGCCATCACGCGCGACACGAACGCGATCGCCATCGTGCTCTCGGAGTCGGACGGGCTCGTCCGTGCGTTCAAGGGCGGGCGGCTCGTCCTCGAACTCGATCCGGAGGAGTACTGA
- a CDS encoding mechanosensitive ion channel family protein yields the protein MIDPRFTPSVEPAPSTAPNAFGTVSSVAPPLQSSIDAVRSALLRLPARLWLALGVVVLAAFLGYLVVRVNRRILVGAGVPETIEGTAFERTAREFGTSTVSLVANLSGYFIFILGLIVALTIARVEYIAAFWNRTAGFLPSLFLAILVLIVGLVVGDKVELLINDRLRGIKLPQAGIVPSVAKWSVVFIAVLVALGQIGVDTAALVVLLATYGFALVLFGGLAFRDLLASGAAGFYLLLEQPYSIGDRVRIGDTDGVVQEVNVFVTHVESDGAEYVVPNRHAFTEGVVRIRE from the coding sequence ATGATCGACCCACGTTTCACCCCGTCCGTCGAGCCTGCGCCGTCGACCGCGCCGAATGCGTTTGGCACCGTCTCGTCCGTTGCCCCGCCGTTACAATCTTCGATCGACGCGGTTCGATCGGCACTGCTGCGTCTCCCGGCGCGTCTCTGGCTGGCGCTCGGCGTGGTCGTGCTCGCCGCGTTCCTCGGCTATCTGGTCGTTCGCGTGAATCGCCGGATCCTCGTCGGCGCCGGCGTCCCCGAGACGATCGAGGGGACGGCGTTCGAACGGACCGCCCGCGAGTTCGGCACCTCGACGGTCTCGCTCGTCGCGAACCTCTCGGGGTACTTCATCTTCATCCTCGGGCTCATCGTCGCGCTCACCATCGCCCGGGTGGAGTACATCGCCGCCTTCTGGAACCGAACCGCCGGCTTCCTTCCGTCGCTGTTTCTCGCGATCCTCGTGCTCATCGTCGGCCTCGTCGTCGGCGACAAGGTCGAACTGCTGATCAACGACCGGCTCCGCGGGATAAAGCTCCCGCAGGCGGGGATCGTCCCGTCCGTCGCCAAGTGGTCGGTGGTGTTCATCGCGGTGCTCGTCGCGCTCGGACAGATCGGCGTCGACACCGCCGCGCTGGTCGTCCTGCTCGCCACGTACGGCTTCGCGCTCGTGCTGTTCGGCGGGCTCGCCTTTCGCGACCTGCTCGCCTCAGGTGCGGCCGGCTTCTACCTCCTGCTCGAACAGCCGTACAGCATCGGCGACCGCGTCCGCATCGGCGACACCGACGGCGTCGTCCAGGAGGTGAACGTGTTCGTCACGCACGTGGAAAGCGACGGCGCGGAGTACGTCGTGCCGAACCGACATGCGTTCACCGAGGGCGTCGTCCGGATCCGCGAGTAG
- a CDS encoding acyltransferase — translation MSTDDEVDGGGGDPGDDAGDAGGDIGGDGNQRPARYDRLERHPTPGGRNSLRHWTDAKSPVTVAINYLVVWLIRVSPSLRLKSWLLRRLGATVGSGVSWGLEATPDVFWPERISLGEDAIVGYDSVLLCHEFLQDEYRLGDVVVGDRAMLGAKVTVLPGVRIGEDAQVAANSLVADDVPPGATVAGVPAEPVERDEDERDGDKRDGDENES, via the coding sequence GTGAGCACCGACGACGAGGTCGATGGCGGGGGAGGCGACCCCGGCGACGACGCCGGCGACGCTGGCGGCGACATCGGCGGGGACGGGAACCAACGGCCCGCCCGCTACGACCGACTGGAGCGCCACCCGACGCCCGGCGGACGCAACTCCCTGCGCCACTGGACCGACGCGAAATCCCCGGTGACGGTGGCGATCAACTACCTCGTCGTCTGGCTGATCCGGGTCTCCCCGAGCCTCCGGCTGAAGAGTTGGCTCCTGCGTCGCCTCGGCGCGACCGTCGGCTCGGGCGTCTCGTGGGGGCTGGAGGCGACGCCGGACGTGTTCTGGCCCGAGCGGATCTCCCTCGGCGAGGACGCCATCGTCGGCTACGACTCCGTGCTGCTGTGTCACGAGTTCCTGCAGGACGAGTACCGCCTCGGCGACGTGGTCGTCGGCGACCGCGCGATGCTGGGCGCGAAGGTGACCGTGCTTCCCGGCGTCCGCATCGGCGAGGACGCGCAGGTCGCGGCGAACTCCCTCGTCGCCGACGACGTGCCGCCGGGGGCGACGGTCGCGGGCGTGCCGGCCGAGCCGGTCGAGCGTGACGAGGACGAGCGTGACGGCGACAAGCGTGACGGCGACGAGAACGAGAGCTGA
- the purD gene encoding phosphoribosylamine--glycine ligase — MSETVLLVGGGGREHAIARAVDGDASLYACASNRNPGIASVADGFEQIGERDADAIVDYAERIDADLAVIGPESALEAGVADALDDAGVYTFGPRAEEARIETDKAFQRRFMADNDIPGNPDFETFDSAEAAADYVAEYDGDVAVKPVGLTGGKGVRVTGDQLTTDAAVEYILDAEWDEWVIEERLVGAEFTVQAFVANGEVRTTPAVQDHKRAYEGDEGPNTGGMGSYTDTDLTLPFMTDEDYDDAVEIIEAVVDALPEYKGVLYGQFMLGADGPKVVEFNARFGDPEAMNTLPVLSTPFLDVLTAARDDEALPELEFSGEATVCKYAVPAGYPVEPDAGARIEVHESSVGDALLFYASVDQREDGLFTTTSRSFAVVGLGDSIADAEADAEAALSMVDEGFHVRHDIGTAELVQSRIDHMAELRGE, encoded by the coding sequence ATGTCCGAGACAGTGCTCCTCGTCGGCGGGGGCGGGCGCGAACACGCCATCGCCCGCGCGGTCGACGGCGACGCCTCGCTGTACGCCTGCGCAAGCAATCGAAACCCCGGGATCGCGTCGGTCGCGGACGGGTTCGAACAGATCGGCGAGCGCGACGCCGACGCGATCGTCGACTACGCCGAACGGATCGACGCGGACCTGGCGGTCATCGGTCCCGAGTCGGCGCTGGAGGCGGGCGTCGCCGACGCCCTCGACGACGCCGGCGTCTACACCTTCGGTCCGCGCGCCGAGGAGGCCCGAATTGAGACGGACAAGGCGTTCCAGCGCCGGTTCATGGCGGACAACGACATCCCGGGCAACCCCGACTTCGAGACGTTCGACTCGGCGGAGGCGGCCGCCGACTACGTCGCCGAGTACGACGGCGACGTGGCGGTCAAGCCCGTCGGCCTCACCGGCGGCAAGGGCGTCCGGGTGACCGGCGACCAGCTCACGACTGACGCGGCCGTCGAGTACATCCTCGACGCCGAGTGGGACGAGTGGGTGATAGAGGAGCGCCTCGTCGGCGCGGAGTTCACCGTTCAGGCGTTCGTCGCGAACGGCGAGGTGCGAACCACGCCCGCGGTCCAGGACCACAAGCGCGCCTACGAGGGCGACGAGGGCCCCAACACCGGCGGGATGGGAAGCTACACAGACACCGACCTGACGCTCCCGTTCATGACCGACGAGGACTACGACGACGCCGTCGAGATCATCGAGGCAGTCGTCGACGCCCTTCCCGAGTACAAGGGTGTGCTGTACGGCCAGTTCATGCTCGGCGCGGATGGTCCGAAGGTGGTGGAGTTCAACGCCCGCTTCGGCGACCCCGAGGCGATGAACACGCTGCCGGTGCTGTCGACGCCGTTCCTCGACGTGCTCACCGCCGCCCGCGACGACGAGGCGCTCCCGGAGCTAGAGTTCTCCGGCGAGGCGACCGTCTGCAAGTACGCCGTGCCCGCGGGCTACCCGGTCGAGCCCGATGCCGGCGCGCGGATCGAGGTGCACGAGTCCAGCGTCGGCGACGCGCTCCTCTTCTACGCGAGCGTCGACCAGCGCGAGGACGGCCTGTTCACGACGACCTCGCGCTCGTTCGCGGTCGTCGGCCTCGGCGACTCCATCGCCGACGCGGAGGCGGACGCCGAGGCGGCGCTGTCGATGGTCGACGAGGGGTTCCACGTGCGCCACGACATCGGCACGGCGGAGCTGGTGCAGTCCCGGATCGACCACATGGCCGAGTTGCGCGGCGAGTAG
- a CDS encoding thioredoxin domain-containing protein: MSDPTARNRLDEEASPYLRQHADNPVHWQPWDDDALAAARERDVPVFLSVGYAACHWCHVMEEESFEDEAVADVLNDEFVPVKVDREERPDLDRVYQTVNQLVNGRGGWPLSVWLTPEGKPFYVGTYFPRDGRQGMPGFLEVCRNIANSWNDPDQRADMEERAEQWTAAARDELESTGDTPGESVADDGAAAAGGPPDADVLSDAVTAALRSADREHGGFGRQGPKFPQVGRIDLLMQAYARSGREEPLNVAVETLDAMADGGLYDQVGGGFHRYCTDREWVVPHFEKMLYDNAELARVFLDAHRLLGRPKYATVGQETLAFLDRELAHPEGGFYGTLDADSGEGEGEFYVWTPDSVAEALAAADHEFEADDAELVCDRFGVDSAGNFEGGTTVLTRATPVPELAAEYDLSVETVRERLMHARTALFDHRESTRERPPRDEKVLAGWNGLAISAFAAGARTLDAGYADRGAEALGFVREHLWDGDRLSRRYIERDGDAVGEGEVKGNGYLEDYAYLGRAALDLYGVTGDVDHLGFALDLGRTIVEAFYEADDGTLYSTPSDAEDLVVRPQEPTDASTPSSLGVATRLLLDLDLFAPDEEFDAVARDALATHADGVTASPLEHVTLALAAARAESGPFELTLACEEVPAEWRDTLASRYLPGAVVAQRPPTAEGVADWADDLGLAEVPPIWRDRDARDGTPTAYACRDFTCSPPNHDLRAALEWAAGE, translated from the coding sequence ATGAGCGATCCGACGGCGCGAAACCGGCTGGACGAGGAGGCCAGCCCGTACCTGCGCCAACACGCGGACAATCCGGTCCACTGGCAGCCGTGGGACGACGACGCGCTCGCGGCGGCCCGCGAGCGCGACGTGCCGGTCTTCCTGTCGGTGGGCTACGCCGCGTGTCACTGGTGTCACGTCATGGAGGAGGAATCGTTCGAGGACGAGGCCGTCGCGGACGTGCTCAACGACGAGTTCGTCCCGGTAAAGGTCGACCGCGAGGAGCGACCCGACCTGGACCGGGTGTACCAAACCGTGAACCAACTGGTCAACGGGCGCGGCGGCTGGCCGCTCTCGGTGTGGCTCACGCCGGAGGGCAAGCCGTTCTACGTCGGGACGTACTTCCCGCGCGACGGCCGCCAGGGGATGCCCGGGTTCCTGGAGGTGTGTCGCAACATCGCGAACTCCTGGAACGACCCCGACCAGCGCGCGGACATGGAGGAGCGCGCCGAGCAGTGGACGGCCGCCGCCCGCGACGAGTTGGAGTCGACCGGGGACACACCCGGCGAGAGCGTGGCCGACGACGGCGCCGCGGCCGCCGGCGGTCCGCCCGACGCGGACGTGCTCTCGGACGCCGTCACCGCCGCGCTCCGCAGCGCGGACCGCGAGCACGGCGGCTTCGGCCGACAGGGCCCGAAGTTCCCGCAGGTGGGCCGGATCGACCTCCTCATGCAGGCGTACGCGCGCAGCGGCCGCGAGGAGCCGCTGAACGTCGCCGTCGAGACGCTCGACGCGATGGCCGACGGCGGGCTGTACGACCAGGTCGGCGGCGGCTTCCACCGCTACTGCACCGACCGCGAGTGGGTAGTCCCCCACTTCGAGAAGATGCTCTACGACAACGCCGAGCTGGCGCGCGTGTTCCTGGACGCCCACCGCCTGCTCGGCCGCCCGAAGTACGCCACCGTCGGTCAGGAGACGCTCGCGTTCCTCGACCGTGAACTCGCCCACCCGGAGGGCGGCTTCTACGGAACCCTCGACGCGGACTCCGGCGAGGGCGAGGGGGAGTTCTACGTCTGGACGCCGGACTCGGTCGCGGAGGCGCTCGCGGCCGCCGACCACGAGTTCGAGGCCGACGACGCGGAGTTGGTGTGTGACCGCTTCGGCGTCGACTCGGCGGGGAACTTCGAGGGAGGGACGACCGTGCTCACCCGCGCAACCCCGGTCCCCGAGCTCGCGGCCGAGTACGACCTATCCGTCGAGACGGTGCGCGAGCGGCTGATGCACGCGCGGACGGCGCTGTTCGACCACCGCGAGTCGACCCGCGAGCGCCCGCCGCGCGACGAGAAAGTGCTCGCGGGGTGGAACGGCCTCGCGATCTCGGCGTTCGCCGCCGGCGCACGCACGCTCGACGCCGGATACGCCGACCGTGGCGCCGAGGCGCTCGGGTTCGTCCGCGAGCACCTCTGGGACGGCGACCGGCTCAGCCGGCGCTACATCGAACGCGACGGCGACGCCGTCGGCGAGGGCGAGGTGAAGGGGAACGGCTACCTCGAGGACTACGCGTACCTCGGCCGGGCAGCCCTCGATCTGTACGGCGTCACGGGCGACGTGGACCACCTGGGGTTCGCGCTGGATCTGGGCCGGACGATCGTCGAGGCGTTCTACGAGGCGGACGACGGCACCCTCTACTCGACGCCGAGCGACGCCGAGGATCTCGTCGTTCGGCCCCAGGAGCCGACCGACGCGTCGACGCCCTCCAGCCTCGGGGTGGCGACGCGGCTCCTGCTCGACCTCGATCTGTTCGCGCCCGACGAGGAGTTCGACGCCGTCGCCCGCGACGCCCTCGCGACCCACGCGGACGGCGTGACGGCCTCGCCGCTGGAGCACGTCACGCTGGCGCTGGCGGCCGCGCGCGCCGAGAGCGGCCCCTTCGAGCTCACCCTCGCGTGCGAGGAAGTTCCCGCGGAGTGGCGCGACACGCTCGCGAGCCGCTACCTCCCCGGCGCCGTGGTCGCCCAGCGTCCGCCGACCGCGGAGGGCGTCGCCGACTGGGCCGACGACCTCGGACTCGCGGAGGTCCCGCCGATCTGGCGCGACCGCGACGCGCGCGACGGGACGCCGACGGCGTACGCCTGCCGCGACTTCACCTGCTCGCCGCCGAACCACGACCTCCGCGCGGCGCTGGAGTGGGCCGCCGGGGAGTGA
- a CDS encoding DUF5804 family protein translates to MTTVCLVGDPEADLRYELLSRETAREALATYDLRSPFENSLALHTVSLGAAVSLCNDLNWYLVRFVDEVLIEEPSITDEEWLSRTLATAVRNDAVRREETDRFLKLYGLEEGRLVEPMYLARSDDAELPEYDLRDVDETVGVRVTREEFEG, encoded by the coding sequence ATGACCACGGTCTGTCTCGTCGGCGACCCCGAGGCCGACCTGCGCTACGAGCTGCTCTCGCGGGAGACGGCGCGGGAGGCGCTCGCGACGTACGACCTCCGCTCCCCGTTCGAGAACTCGCTCGCGCTCCACACCGTCAGCCTCGGCGCCGCGGTGTCGCTGTGCAACGACCTCAACTGGTATCTCGTCCGCTTCGTCGACGAGGTGCTCATCGAGGAGCCGTCGATCACCGACGAGGAGTGGCTCTCGCGGACGCTGGCGACGGCCGTCCGCAACGACGCCGTCCGTCGCGAGGAGACCGACCGGTTCCTGAAGCTGTACGGGCTCGAGGAGGGCCGACTCGTCGAGCCGATGTACCTCGCGCGCAGCGACGACGCCGAGCTGCCGGAGTACGACCTGCGTGACGTGGACGAGACGGTCGGCGTGCGCGTGACGCGCGAGGAGTTCGAGGGCTGA
- a CDS encoding PLP-dependent cysteine synthase family protein, producing MDDSVLDTVGSPLIRVDSPPGATVAAKLESRNPGGSAKDRPALRMVERAEAEGTLEPGDTLVEPTSGNTGIGIAMVGAAKGYDVTVVMPVSKSEERRRIMAAYGADLELVDGGIDAAKERADELEAEGMVQLRQFENGANPEAHYETTGVEVLDQLDGREPDALVAGVGTGGTISGIGRRLREEFPGMDVVAVEPEDSAVLSGREPETDSFQGMGPGFVSPNLDTDLLDGVLTVGLDEAEVECRRLAREEGILVGQSSGGSNLRARDVAEAFAAGEDPGYRDVAVDGWEPRSDDGVGVAGDDPLVLTVFWDSGERYMSAGLYD from the coding sequence GCTCGCCGCTGATCCGAGTGGATTCGCCGCCCGGCGCGACCGTGGCGGCCAAGCTGGAGTCGCGCAACCCCGGGGGGTCGGCGAAGGACCGCCCCGCGCTGCGAATGGTGGAGCGCGCGGAGGCCGAGGGAACCCTGGAGCCGGGCGACACGCTCGTGGAGCCCACCTCGGGCAACACCGGCATCGGCATCGCGATGGTCGGCGCCGCGAAGGGGTACGACGTGACCGTCGTGATGCCGGTCTCGAAAAGCGAGGAACGGCGGCGGATAATGGCCGCCTACGGCGCCGACCTGGAACTCGTGGACGGCGGCATCGACGCCGCGAAGGAACGGGCCGACGAGCTGGAGGCCGAGGGGATGGTCCAGCTCCGGCAGTTCGAGAACGGCGCGAACCCCGAGGCGCACTACGAGACCACCGGCGTCGAGGTCCTGGACCAACTCGACGGACGCGAGCCGGACGCGCTGGTCGCCGGCGTCGGCACCGGCGGGACGATCTCGGGGATCGGCCGCCGCCTGCGCGAGGAGTTCCCCGGAATGGACGTGGTCGCCGTCGAGCCCGAGGACTCGGCGGTGCTGTCGGGTCGCGAGCCCGAGACCGACTCGTTTCAGGGGATGGGACCGGGGTTCGTCAGCCCGAACCTCGACACGGACCTGCTCGACGGCGTCCTCACCGTCGGACTCGACGAGGCCGAGGTCGAGTGCCGACGACTCGCCCGCGAGGAGGGCATCCTGGTCGGGCAGTCCTCCGGTGGCTCGAACCTCCGCGCCCGCGACGTGGCCGAGGCGTTCGCCGCGGGCGAGGACCCCGGCTACCGCGATGTGGCGGTCGACGGGTGGGAACCGCGTTCGGACGACGGCGTCGGCGTCGCCGGCGACGACCCGCTGGTGCTCACCGTGTTCTGGGACTCCGGCGAACGGTACATGTCGGCCGGACTGTACGACTGA